The following are encoded in a window of Castanea sativa cultivar Marrone di Chiusa Pesio chromosome 9, ASM4071231v1 genomic DNA:
- the LOC142608935 gene encoding uncharacterized protein LOC142608935: protein MSNVYYRATKYMNAEDTLLSREDKPKKRERPEDMQPDKGHKRARTVERREDRRPKPPTGRFTNFTPLTAPIDQVLMQIKDEGTLTFPGKLKGDPNKRPRDRYYRFHGDHSHNTTDCYDLKQQIEALIRQGRLQRFVRKERTNQNQEQNPRRENELPRPPVADIRMIIRGSTSAGSSKKARKTYLQTVQSVQSTGSPPEGTRRNSSRIQFSEEEAQRLHHPHDDVLVVSIQAGDFNIHRVLVDNGSSANILYYPAF from the coding sequence atgtccaaCGTGTATTACAGGGCGacaaagtatatgaacgcagaggaCACCTTGCTCTCGAGAGAAGACAAGCCCAAAAAGAGGGAAAGGCCGGAAGATATGCAACCAGACAAGGGGCACAAAAGGGCAAGAACCGTAGAACGACGGGAGGATCGGCGACCCAAGCCGCCTACAGGGAGGTTTACAAACTTCACCCCCCTCACCGCCCCAATTGACCAGGTGTTGATGCAGATTAAGGATGAAGGAACTTTGACGTTCCCTGGTAAGCTAAAGGGAGATCCTAATAAGAGGCCGAGAGACAGGTACTACCGCTTTCATGGCGATCATAGTCACAATACGACGGATTGCTATGACTTGAAACAGCAAATTGAAGCTCTCATTAGGCAGGgcaggttgcagaggttcgtcagAAAGGAGAGAACGAATCAAAACCAGGAACAAAATCCTCGACGGGAAAACGAACttcccagaccaccggtagcagacatacggatgataataaGGGGCAGTACTTCAGCAGGGTCGtctaaaaaggccagaaagacctatttacAGACGGTACAAAGCGTCCAGTCGACGGGCTCCCCACCAGAAGGAACGCGACGGAATAGCTCCCGCATCCAGTTTTCGGAAGAAGAGGCCcagcgccttcaccacccccatgacgacgtgCTCGTGGTTAGCATACAGGCAGGGGACTTCAACATCCAccgagttttggtggacaacgggagctcagcaaATATCCTTTACTACCCTGCGTTCTAG